A part of Primulina eburnea isolate SZY01 chromosome 10, ASM2296580v1, whole genome shotgun sequence genomic DNA contains:
- the LOC140803494 gene encoding LOW QUALITY PROTEIN: pentatricopeptide repeat-containing protein At1g51965, mitochondrial (The sequence of the model RefSeq protein was modified relative to this genomic sequence to represent the inferred CDS: inserted 2 bases in 2 codons) — MATTLFRRNYATKYIGKVVKSTSDGRFSAVEVSVPTTPLSDVRGHLLPRRDLICKVAQILQSKSAASSPDPFLDLSEFLQTLSIPLTPSEASEILKSLKSPTLALEFFHFCSSKISSFRHDAFXFNRILLILSNSSLPDRIDKLKEILELMGKTGXPGNISTVNILIGAFDGADGVEKCLDMVTKWDLKFTSYTYKCLLQAYLRGRNLGKAIEVYTEMRRKGWKLDIFSYNMLLHALAIEEKVEQAFKVFEDMKRKHCEPDEYTYTILVRAIGKLGKANEALALFDEMLSKGCKPNSISYNTIIEALVKGRMVDKTLILFSKMVENNCRPNEFTYSLVLNVLAAEGKLGRLDEVVEVSNKYMNKSIYAYLVRTLSKLGHTNEAHRLFCNMWCFHDKGDRDAYLSMLESLCSAGKVTEAIDLLHRTHEKGITTDTFMYNTVFLALGKSKQISHLLDLYDKMKQNGPTPDIFTYNILISSFGRYGKVDEAISIFEDLENSDYKPDLVTYNSLINCLGKNGDLDEAHMRFKEMQERGLNPDVVTYSTLIECFGKSDKVEMAYSLLNKMLAEGCCPNIVTYNILLDCLEKSGRTAEAVDLYAKIKEQGLTPDLITYAILERLQSGSHRIRRIRKQNPITGWVVSPLR; from the exons ATGGCCACGACTCTCTTCCGCCGCAATTACGCGACCAAGTACATCGGAAAAGTCGTCAAATCAACCAGCGACGGTCGCTTTTCCGCCGTCGAAGTCTCCGTCCCCACCACTCCGCTCTCCGATGTTCGCGGCCACCTCCTCCCCCGCCGTGACCTCATCTGCAAGGTCGCTCAGATTCTTCAGTCAAAATCTGCTGCGTCTTCACCCGACCCCTTTCTAGATCTCTCCGAATTCCTGCAAACCCTCAGCATTCCATTGACACCCTCTGAAGCTTCCGAAATACTCAAATCTCTCAAATCCCCGACCCTGGCCCTGGAATTCTTCCACTTCTGCTCCTCCAAGATCTCCAGCTTTCGACACGATGCTT ACTTCAATCGAATTTTGTTGATTCTGTCAAATTCGTCTCTTCCCGACAGGATTGATAAATTAAAAGAAATCTTAGAGCTGATGGGGAAGACGG AACCTGGAAATATCTCCACTGTCAATATATTGATCGGTGCTTTTGATGGTGCGGATGGAGTGGAGAAATGCTTGGATATGGTGACGAAATGGGACTTGAAGTTTACGAGTTATACATACAAGTGCCTGCTGCAGGCTTATTTGAGGGGTAGAAATTTGGGTAAAGCCATTGAGGTTTACACGGAAATGCGGAGAAAAGGATGGAAATTGGATATTTTTAGCTACAACATGCTTCTTCATGCCCTAGCCATAGAAGAAAAG GTTGAGCAGGCTTTCAAGGTGTTTGAAGACATGAAACGGAAGCATTGTGAACCTGATGAGTATACCTATACCATTCTAGTGAGGGCTATTGGAAAGTTGGGGAAGGCAAATGAGGCATTAgctttatttgatgaaatgttgTCCAAGGGTTGTAAACCCAATTCCATTAGTTATAATACCATTATCGAGGCACTAGTAAAGGGCCGAATGGTTGACAAAACTTTGATTCTCTTCTCCAAGATGGTGGAGAACAATTGCCGGCCTAATGAGTTTACATACAGTCTCGTTCTCAATGTTCTGGCGGCAGAAGGGAAGCTTGGTAGATTGGATGAGGTTGTGGAGGTATCGAATAAGTACATGAATAAGTCAATCTATGCCTACCTTGTGAGAACACTAAGCAAGCTAGGCCACACAAATGAAGCACATAGGTTATTTTGTAATATGTGGTGTTTCCATGATAAGGGCGATAGGGATGCCTATCTTTCTATGTTGGAAAGCTTATGCAGTGCCGGAAAAGTGACCGAGGCTATAGATTTGTTACACAGGACTCATGAAAAGGGAATAACCACAGATACCTTCATGTACAACACTGTCTTTCTCGCCCTTGGGAAATCGAAGCAGATATctcatcttcttgatctatATGACAAGATGAAGCAAAATGGACCAACACCTGACATTTTCACTTACAACATCCTGATTTCTAGCTTTGGTAGGTATGGAAAAGTCGACGAAGCAATTAGCATATTTGAAGATCTTGAGAACAGTGATTACAAGCCTGACCTTGTCACCtacaattctttaattaattgccTCGGAAAGAATGGTGATCTTGATGAAGCCCACATGAGATTCAAGGAAATGCAAGAAAGGGGATTGAATCCTGATGTAGTCACGTACAGTACATTAATAGAATGTTTTGGTAAGTCTGATAAAGTTGAGATGGCATATAGCCTGTTGAACAAAATGCTTGCTGAAGGTTGTTGCCCAAATATCGTGACCTACAATATCTTACTCGATTGTCTTGAAAAGAGCGGGAGAACAGCGGAAGCAGTTGATTTGTATGCAAAGATCAAGGAACAGGGCCTGACTCCAGATTTGATCACATATGCTATTCTTGAAAGATTGCAGAGTGGTTCACATAGAATACGTAGAATTCGGAAGCAGAATCCGATCACCGGTTGGGTTGTTAGCCCATTAAGGTGA